From Cellulomonas fimi ATCC 484, a single genomic window includes:
- a CDS encoding PH domain-containing protein: MADVPHDKPDQLAKIMSGLLQGEQLYAVYDCIGVGTGFVGLTDKRVIFQDNSFVGKKVAITSVPYGQIRSVSMVANKSWAGSFYSTSSIALDVGGSVREADFRGEQKARHVHDVILWKITGGGA, translated from the coding sequence ATGGCCGATGTCCCGCACGACAAGCCCGACCAGCTCGCGAAGATCATGAGCGGGCTGCTGCAGGGGGAGCAGCTCTACGCCGTCTACGACTGCATCGGCGTCGGGACGGGTTTCGTCGGGCTGACCGACAAGCGCGTGATCTTCCAGGACAACAGCTTCGTCGGGAAGAAGGTCGCGATCACGTCGGTGCCGTACGGGCAGATCCGCTCGGTGTCCATGGTCGCCAACAAGTCGTGGGCGGGGAGCTTCTACTCGACGTCCTCGATCGCCCTCGACGTCGGTGGCAGCGTCCGTGAGGCCGACTTCCGCGGCGAGCAGAAGGCCCGGCACGTGCACGACGTCATCCTCTGGAAGATCACGGGAGGCGGCGCCTGA